Proteins from a genomic interval of Gadus morhua chromosome 21, gadMor3.0, whole genome shotgun sequence:
- the e2f6 gene encoding transcription factor E2F6 isoform X1, translated as MNKCVVSGCPNRRKGPLNRVQKRFYQFPKDQARVKVWLAALRETEKQDSTEQHVLCEDHFLPQHITAGGIREDAIPIMSPYLDGVLGTDTPWAEESSEEDAQWAEDGVEEDAPLPSKAPLESASNRWRPSDEKLARLDSYSRNVTMCPDVSLAWLTKALLQEMGNAPDGVLDLRQAVLNLKTRRRRVYDITQVLSSISLIKKESANKVKWIGKIPVSCFLKKSQLSSQKELSNLKSVEDSLDEVIKTCAKQLFDLTDNPDNIKSAYVTYEDVSRIEVFQDQTVLVVKAPEDTKLQVPTPKEDSIQMNLKAVKGPISVVTSEMGLRPGSSTTTGECFVTVEQSHIRTLPLNTESTNPQSAVKSS; from the exons ATGAACAAGTGCGTAGTCTCCGGCTGCCCGAACCGTCGAAAAGGGCCGCTCAACCGGGTCCAGAAGCGGTTCTACCAGTTCCCGAAGGACCAGGCGCGGGTTAAAGTATGGCTCGCCGCCTTGAGGGAGACCGAGAAGCAAGATTCGACAGAACAACACGTGTTATGCGAAGACCACTTTCTACCGCAGCACATCACTGCAGGGGGGATTAGAGAGGACGCAATACCGATCATGTCTCCGTACTTGGACGGGGTGCTCGGCACGGACACCCCTTGGGCCGAGGAATCGTCCGAGGAGGACGCGCAGTGGGCGGAGGATGGCGTGGAGGAGGATGCACCGCTGCCATCAAAG GCACCACTCGAAAGTGCTTCAAACCG TTGGCGTCCTAGTGATGAGAAACTCGCCAGGCTCGACTCGTACTCGAGAAACG TTACCATGTGTCCAGATGTCTCCCTGGCATGGCTGACCAAGGCCCTTCTGCAGGAGATGGGGAACGCCCCAGACGGCGTTCTGGACCTCAGGCAGGCGGTCCTGAACCTCAAGACTCGACGCCGGCGAGTGTATGACATCACCCAAGTGCTGTCCAGCATCAGCCTGATTAAAAAGGAGTCTGCCAACAAGGTCAAGTGGAT aGGGAAGATCCCTGTGTCTTGTTTCCTGAAGAAGAGCCAGTTAAGCTCCCAGAAGGAGTTGTCCAACCTGAAGTCTGTGGAAGACTCTCTGGATGAGGTCATCAAGACCTGCGCCAAGCAGCTCTTCGACCTGACCGACAACCCAGACAACATAAA GTCCGCCTACGTCACCTACGAAGACGTCAGCCGCATCGAGGTGTTCCAGGACCAGACTGTCCTGGTCGTCAAGGCTCCCGAGGACACCAAGCTGCAGGTTCCCACCCCAAAGGAG GACAGCATTCAGATGAACCTGAAAGCAGTGAAGGGTCCAATCTCCGTGGTAACTTCAGAGATGGGTCTCCGCCCgggctccagcaccaccaccggaGAATGCTTTGTAACGGTCGAGCAGAGTCACATCCGAACATTACCTTTAAATACAG AATCAACCAATCCACAGAGTGCTGTCAAAAGTTCATAG
- the e2f6 gene encoding transcription factor E2F6 isoform X3 yields the protein MNKCVVSGCPNRRKGPLNRVQKRFYQFPKDQARVKVWLAALRETEKQDSTEQHVLCEDHFLPQHITAGGIREDAIPIMSPYLDGVLGTDTPWAEESSEEDAQWAEDGVEEDAPLPSKAPLESASNRWRPSDEKLARLDSYSRNDVSLAWLTKALLQEMGNAPDGVLDLRQAVLNLKTRRRRVYDITQVLSSISLIKKESANKVKWIGKIPVSCFLKKSQLSSQKELSNLKSVEDSLDEVIKTCAKQLFDLTDNPDNIKSAYVTYEDVSRIEVFQDQTVLVVKAPEDTKLQVPTPKEDSIQMNLKAVKGPISVVTSEMGLRPGSSTTTGECFVTVEQSHIRTLPLNTESTNPQSAVKSS from the exons ATGAACAAGTGCGTAGTCTCCGGCTGCCCGAACCGTCGAAAAGGGCCGCTCAACCGGGTCCAGAAGCGGTTCTACCAGTTCCCGAAGGACCAGGCGCGGGTTAAAGTATGGCTCGCCGCCTTGAGGGAGACCGAGAAGCAAGATTCGACAGAACAACACGTGTTATGCGAAGACCACTTTCTACCGCAGCACATCACTGCAGGGGGGATTAGAGAGGACGCAATACCGATCATGTCTCCGTACTTGGACGGGGTGCTCGGCACGGACACCCCTTGGGCCGAGGAATCGTCCGAGGAGGACGCGCAGTGGGCGGAGGATGGCGTGGAGGAGGATGCACCGCTGCCATCAAAG GCACCACTCGAAAGTGCTTCAAACCG TTGGCGTCCTAGTGATGAGAAACTCGCCAGGCTCGACTCGTACTCGAGAAACG ATGTCTCCCTGGCATGGCTGACCAAGGCCCTTCTGCAGGAGATGGGGAACGCCCCAGACGGCGTTCTGGACCTCAGGCAGGCGGTCCTGAACCTCAAGACTCGACGCCGGCGAGTGTATGACATCACCCAAGTGCTGTCCAGCATCAGCCTGATTAAAAAGGAGTCTGCCAACAAGGTCAAGTGGAT aGGGAAGATCCCTGTGTCTTGTTTCCTGAAGAAGAGCCAGTTAAGCTCCCAGAAGGAGTTGTCCAACCTGAAGTCTGTGGAAGACTCTCTGGATGAGGTCATCAAGACCTGCGCCAAGCAGCTCTTCGACCTGACCGACAACCCAGACAACATAAA GTCCGCCTACGTCACCTACGAAGACGTCAGCCGCATCGAGGTGTTCCAGGACCAGACTGTCCTGGTCGTCAAGGCTCCCGAGGACACCAAGCTGCAGGTTCCCACCCCAAAGGAG GACAGCATTCAGATGAACCTGAAAGCAGTGAAGGGTCCAATCTCCGTGGTAACTTCAGAGATGGGTCTCCGCCCgggctccagcaccaccaccggaGAATGCTTTGTAACGGTCGAGCAGAGTCACATCCGAACATTACCTTTAAATACAG AATCAACCAATCCACAGAGTGCTGTCAAAAGTTCATAG
- the e2f6 gene encoding transcription factor E2F6 isoform X2: protein MNKCVVSGCPNRRKGPLNRVQKRFYQFPKDQARVKVWLAALRETEKQDSTEQHVLCEDHFLPQHITAGGIREDAIPIMSPYLDGVLGTDTPWAEESSEEDAQWAEDGVEEDAPLPSKAPLESASNRWRPSDEKLARLDSYSRNVCPDVSLAWLTKALLQEMGNAPDGVLDLRQAVLNLKTRRRRVYDITQVLSSISLIKKESANKVKWIGKIPVSCFLKKSQLSSQKELSNLKSVEDSLDEVIKTCAKQLFDLTDNPDNIKSAYVTYEDVSRIEVFQDQTVLVVKAPEDTKLQVPTPKEDSIQMNLKAVKGPISVVTSEMGLRPGSSTTTGECFVTVEQSHIRTLPLNTESTNPQSAVKSS from the exons ATGAACAAGTGCGTAGTCTCCGGCTGCCCGAACCGTCGAAAAGGGCCGCTCAACCGGGTCCAGAAGCGGTTCTACCAGTTCCCGAAGGACCAGGCGCGGGTTAAAGTATGGCTCGCCGCCTTGAGGGAGACCGAGAAGCAAGATTCGACAGAACAACACGTGTTATGCGAAGACCACTTTCTACCGCAGCACATCACTGCAGGGGGGATTAGAGAGGACGCAATACCGATCATGTCTCCGTACTTGGACGGGGTGCTCGGCACGGACACCCCTTGGGCCGAGGAATCGTCCGAGGAGGACGCGCAGTGGGCGGAGGATGGCGTGGAGGAGGATGCACCGCTGCCATCAAAG GCACCACTCGAAAGTGCTTCAAACCG TTGGCGTCCTAGTGATGAGAAACTCGCCAGGCTCGACTCGTACTCGAGAAACG TGTGTCCAGATGTCTCCCTGGCATGGCTGACCAAGGCCCTTCTGCAGGAGATGGGGAACGCCCCAGACGGCGTTCTGGACCTCAGGCAGGCGGTCCTGAACCTCAAGACTCGACGCCGGCGAGTGTATGACATCACCCAAGTGCTGTCCAGCATCAGCCTGATTAAAAAGGAGTCTGCCAACAAGGTCAAGTGGAT aGGGAAGATCCCTGTGTCTTGTTTCCTGAAGAAGAGCCAGTTAAGCTCCCAGAAGGAGTTGTCCAACCTGAAGTCTGTGGAAGACTCTCTGGATGAGGTCATCAAGACCTGCGCCAAGCAGCTCTTCGACCTGACCGACAACCCAGACAACATAAA GTCCGCCTACGTCACCTACGAAGACGTCAGCCGCATCGAGGTGTTCCAGGACCAGACTGTCCTGGTCGTCAAGGCTCCCGAGGACACCAAGCTGCAGGTTCCCACCCCAAAGGAG GACAGCATTCAGATGAACCTGAAAGCAGTGAAGGGTCCAATCTCCGTGGTAACTTCAGAGATGGGTCTCCGCCCgggctccagcaccaccaccggaGAATGCTTTGTAACGGTCGAGCAGAGTCACATCCGAACATTACCTTTAAATACAG AATCAACCAATCCACAGAGTGCTGTCAAAAGTTCATAG